The Chloroflexota bacterium genome has a segment encoding these proteins:
- a CDS encoding uroporphyrinogen decarboxylase family protein, translating to MNQPRFAFFQQGARLMADAMVGIADHVPVYAQMHDFAVARYGADASCFYNRAALLVPALLQAQAAIGLDVASITFDVYNIEAEALGQALIRGSSGMPDIDRRRPLIRDRADLRRIKTPDFASAGRFANVIEMYRLFRELTGIEPTLAFCAPFTLATNLRGIEQFLVDIYLDPDFAHNLLDRVTEEVLVPWIRFQQRQFPAAVRVSGADATASFPIINTDILRDWALPPIQRLRALCGPGVYVANWAGEHCSKAPDAILNLKRLANPDWVQGQDPDVDRLGPAFYKRYAQRHDLPLILGVGAAFLAEASPAAVRDRVSHYVKEGSDGGRFALYLCNVGATTPLENVKAAIETAHQYVTR from the coding sequence GTGAACCAGCCGAGATTCGCCTTTTTTCAGCAAGGTGCCCGTCTGATGGCCGACGCGATGGTGGGGATAGCCGACCACGTGCCTGTCTACGCGCAAATGCACGACTTCGCTGTAGCTAGGTACGGCGCTGATGCCAGCTGCTTCTATAACCGGGCCGCCTTATTGGTGCCAGCCCTTTTGCAGGCGCAGGCAGCAATCGGGCTAGATGTCGCCTCGATCACTTTCGATGTCTACAACATCGAGGCCGAAGCCTTGGGTCAGGCGCTGATTCGAGGTAGCTCGGGCATGCCAGATATCGATCGCAGGCGACCACTGATCCGCGATCGGGCCGATCTGCGCCGGATAAAAACCCCCGACTTCGCCAGCGCGGGTCGCTTTGCCAACGTGATCGAGATGTACCGGCTATTCAGGGAGCTGACCGGAATCGAGCCCACCCTGGCCTTCTGCGCCCCATTCACGCTGGCCACAAACCTGCGCGGCATCGAGCAGTTCCTCGTTGACATCTACCTTGATCCTGATTTCGCCCACAACCTTCTCGATCGGGTCACGGAGGAGGTTCTGGTACCATGGATTCGTTTTCAACAACGGCAGTTTCCGGCCGCAGTGCGGGTATCGGGTGCCGACGCCACGGCGTCGTTTCCGATTATCAATACCGATATCCTGCGCGACTGGGCCCTGCCCCCCATTCAAAGGTTGCGGGCGCTGTGTGGCCCAGGTGTCTACGTGGCCAACTGGGCGGGTGAGCATTGCAGCAAGGCACCGGACGCTATCCTCAACCTGAAACGGCTAGCGAATCCGGACTGGGTGCAGGGACAGGACCCGGACGTGGACCGGCTGGGGCCAGCCTTCTACAAGCGCTATGCGCAACGCCACGACCTGCCCTTGATCCTCGGGGTTGGTGCGGCTTTTTTGGCCGAGGCCAGCCCGGCCGCAGTGCGAGATCGGGTAAGTCACTACGTTAAGGAGGGCAGCGACGGTGGCCGATTCGCGCTCTACCTCTGCAATGTGGGCGCCACCACACCATTGGAAAACGTGAAGGCTGCCATCGAGACAGCTCATCAGTACGTGACTCGTTAG